A genomic segment from Rhinatrema bivittatum chromosome 19, aRhiBiv1.1, whole genome shotgun sequence encodes:
- the LOC115081007 gene encoding uncharacterized protein LOC115081007, giving the protein MTLCSPSAVRDPESLTDPRHSCSRLHLAVFLPLALLALAVAALGTFVLLNWPCEGREKAAERGAVVGTAGTEATAGAASAAAEIAAIMGTETASAEIASRVAEAAAAVDGAHLIAADVDLKETMEMRWSHIPNVGPSFIGPDFDYDPDSGRLKVHRKGLYYIYAQLSVACVMSPCTQAGTATLTLQQGTPGSPVLQIPLKLPSTQPSSVFMGTLFCLSPGDQLHAQLSLQGATNHQQLQLSQDNLNFFGLLRINTGCKE; this is encoded by the exons ATGACCCTGTGCAGCCCCTCTGCTGTGCGGGATCCCGAGAGCCTGACCGACCCCCGGCACAGCTGCAGCAGACTCCACCTGGCCGTCTTCCTGCCCCTGGCCTTGCTGGCCCTGGCCGTGGCCGCCCTGGGGACTTTCGTGCTCCTCAACTGGCCCTGCGAGGGCAGAGAG AAAGCTGCAGAAAGAGGAGCGGTGGTGGGAACAGCCGGGACAGAGGCAACAGCGGGGGCTGCGTCAGCGGCCGCAGAAATAGCGGCCATCATGGGAACAGAAACAGCGTCTGCAGAAATAGCGAGCAGAGTGGcggaggcggcagcagcagtggacGGGGCCCATCTAATAGCAGCAGATG TGGACCTGAAGGAGACCATGGAGATGCGCTGGAGCCACATTCCCAACGTGGGACCCAGCTTCATTGGCCCAGACTTTGACTACGATCCTGATTCTGGCCGGCTGAAGGTGCACAGGAAGGGCTTGTACTACATCTACGCCCAGCTGAGTGTGGCATGTGTGATGTCCCCTTGCACCCAGGCTGGAACAGCCACTTTAACtctgcagcaggggaccccagggAGCCCTGTACTGCAAATCCCACTGAAGCTGCCTAGCACCCAACCCTCCTCCGTCTTCATGGGCACCTTATTCTGCTTATCCCCGGGTGACCAGCTCCATGCCCAACTGAGCCTGCAGGGAGCCACCAACCACCAGCAACTGCAGCTCAGTCAGGACAACCTCAACTTCTTCGGACTCTTACGCATCAACACAGGGTGCAAGGAGTGA